One Bacteroidota bacterium DNA window includes the following coding sequences:
- the tuf gene encoding elongation factor Tu, which yields MAKEKFNRDKPHVNVGTIGHIDHGKTTLTAAITMCLSKKGLASVRTFDSIDNAPEERERGITIAVAHVEYSTSKRHYAHVDCPGHADYIKNMITGAAQMDGAILVVAANDGPMPQTREHILLARQVGVPRIVVFLNKIDMVDDPELIELVEMELRDLLKKYDFPGDEIPIIRGSALKAMERALAADAKPDDAAFKPIFELMDAVDSYIPLPKRDIDKPFLMPIEDVFSITGRGTVGTGRVERGKAKVGDEVEVVGLGSHKKTVITGAEMFRKELDEVQAGDNAGLLLRGVEKAELERGMVISKPGSITPHKKFTAQVYVLKKEEGGRHTPFFSGYRPQFYFRTTDVTGVATLPSGTEMVMPGDNVDNMSVELITTIAMEDGLRFAIREGGHTVGAGVVTKILE from the coding sequence ATGGCAAAGGAAAAATTCAACAGAGACAAACCGCACGTCAACGTCGGAACGATCGGTCATATCGATCACGGGAAAACAACCCTGACCGCGGCTATCACCATGTGCCTGAGCAAGAAGGGCCTGGCCTCGGTCCGGACGTTCGACAGCATCGATAACGCCCCCGAGGAGCGGGAGCGCGGCATCACGATCGCCGTCGCGCACGTCGAGTATTCCACCTCCAAGCGCCATTACGCTCACGTCGATTGCCCCGGCCATGCCGACTATATCAAAAACATGATCACCGGCGCGGCGCAGATGGACGGCGCCATCCTCGTCGTCGCGGCCAACGACGGCCCGATGCCGCAGACCCGCGAGCACATCCTTCTCGCGCGCCAGGTCGGCGTTCCCCGGATCGTCGTGTTCCTGAACAAGATCGACATGGTCGACGACCCCGAGTTGATCGAGCTGGTCGAAATGGAGTTGCGCGACCTGCTGAAAAAGTATGATTTCCCCGGCGACGAGATCCCCATCATCCGCGGGAGCGCGCTGAAGGCGATGGAACGCGCGCTGGCGGCCGACGCGAAACCGGATGACGCCGCATTCAAGCCCATCTTCGAGCTGATGGACGCCGTCGACAGCTACATCCCGCTTCCGAAGCGCGACATCGACAAGCCGTTCCTGATGCCGATTGAAGACGTGTTCTCGATCACGGGACGCGGCACCGTCGGAACCGGCCGCGTCGAACGCGGCAAGGCGAAGGTCGGCGATGAAGTCGAGGTCGTCGGTCTGGGCTCCCACAAGAAGACCGTCATCACCGGCGCGGAGATGTTCCGCAAGGAGCTCGACGAAGTCCAGGCGGGCGACAACGCCGGCCTGCTGCTCCGCGGCGTGGAAAAAGCGGAGCTCGAGCGCGGGATGGTCATTTCCAAGCCCGGTTCGATCACGCCGCATAAGAAATTCACGGCCCAGGTCTACGTGCTCAAGAAGGAGGAGGGCGGACGCCACACCCCCTTCTTCAGCGGATACCGTCCCCAGTTCTATTTCCGGACGACCGACGTGACGGGGGTTGCAACGCTTCCCTCCGGCACCGAAATGGTGATGCCGGGCGACAACGTCGATAACATGTCGGTCGAGCTGATTACGACGATCGCGATGGAAGACGGTTTGCGATTTGCCATACGCGAGGGCGGACACACCGTCGGAGCGGGCGTCGTCACAAAGATTCTCGAATAG
- the fusA gene encoding elongation factor G codes for MPRVYPLERTRNIGIMAHIDAGKTTTTERILFYTGVLHRMGEVHDGAATMDWMEQEKERGITITSAATTCFWNNHRINIIDTPGHVDFTVEVERSLRVLDGAVALFCAVGGVEPQSETVWRQADKYGVPRLAFVNKMDRVGADYFNCISMMKTRLGANAVPIQIPVGEGDIFTGIIDLITMKARIFHESTAGSTWDDLEIPHDLQKLAQECRTKMLEAVSDEDDTLLEKYLEGKEISPSEIRAVLRRACLKVSIVPVLCGSSFKNKGVQSLLDAVVDFLPSPLDVAGAEIIGHHANMKDHVSRKVSDKETFTALAFKIMTDPFVGKLTFFRVYSGSVETGSYVYNPVSERKERIGRLLRMHANHREDVDEAFTGDIVAVVGLKHTRTGDTLCDEKDPIILEKMIFPDPVISVAIEPKTKVDQEKMGEALSKLAEEDPTFRVSTNEETGQTIISGMGELHLEIIIDRMKREFKVEANVGKPQVAYKETIRKKVEQEGKFVRQSGGRGQFGHVWITVEPNEKGKGYEFENAIVGGTVPKEYINSVSEGIVEAMRNGVLAGYPVEDVKVSLFDGSYHDVDSSEMAFKIAGSIAFKAAAKKANPALLEPVMDVEVVTPEEYMGDVMGDLSSRRGKIEGLTARKDAQVIKSKVPLSEMFGYSTQLRSMTQGRAIYTMQFSHYEEVPRNISDQIIEKVKGKEAVLA; via the coding sequence ATGCCCAGAGTATATCCCTTAGAACGAACAAGAAATATCGGCATCATGGCCCACATCGATGCCGGTAAGACGACCACGACGGAACGCATCCTGTTCTATACCGGTGTCCTGCACCGGATGGGAGAGGTGCACGACGGCGCGGCGACGATGGACTGGATGGAGCAGGAGAAGGAGCGCGGGATCACGATCACGAGCGCGGCCACGACCTGCTTCTGGAACAACCACCGGATCAACATCATCGACACGCCCGGCCACGTCGATTTCACGGTTGAAGTCGAACGCTCGCTGAGGGTCCTCGACGGTGCGGTCGCGTTGTTCTGCGCGGTCGGCGGAGTGGAGCCCCAGTCGGAAACCGTGTGGCGCCAGGCGGACAAGTACGGCGTCCCCCGGCTCGCATTCGTCAACAAGATGGACCGCGTCGGCGCCGATTATTTCAACTGCATCTCGATGATGAAGACCCGGTTGGGCGCGAACGCAGTTCCGATCCAGATCCCCGTCGGCGAAGGGGATATTTTCACCGGAATCATCGATCTGATCACGATGAAGGCGCGGATCTTCCACGAGAGCACCGCCGGATCGACCTGGGACGACCTGGAAATCCCGCACGACCTTCAAAAGCTCGCGCAGGAATGCCGGACCAAGATGCTGGAAGCCGTTTCGGACGAAGACGACACGCTGCTCGAAAAATACCTGGAAGGGAAGGAAATTTCCCCCTCGGAGATCAGAGCCGTCCTCCGTCGCGCGTGCCTGAAAGTGAGCATCGTGCCGGTGCTCTGCGGTTCGTCCTTCAAGAACAAGGGCGTGCAGAGCCTCCTGGACGCCGTGGTCGATTTCCTCCCCTCCCCTCTCGATGTGGCGGGGGCCGAAATCATCGGCCACCATGCGAACATGAAGGACCACGTCAGCCGGAAAGTGAGCGACAAGGAGACGTTTACCGCGCTCGCGTTCAAGATCATGACCGATCCGTTTGTCGGAAAACTCACGTTCTTCCGCGTCTATTCCGGAAGCGTGGAAACCGGATCGTACGTGTACAACCCCGTCTCCGAGCGAAAAGAGCGGATCGGGCGGCTCCTCCGGATGCATGCGAACCACCGCGAGGATGTCGATGAAGCGTTCACCGGGGATATCGTCGCCGTTGTCGGCCTGAAGCACACCCGGACGGGTGATACGCTCTGTGACGAGAAGGATCCGATCATTCTTGAAAAGATGATCTTCCCCGATCCCGTCATCTCGGTCGCCATCGAGCCGAAGACGAAAGTCGACCAGGAGAAGATGGGGGAGGCTCTCTCGAAGCTCGCAGAGGAGGATCCGACGTTCAGGGTTTCCACAAACGAGGAAACAGGGCAGACGATCATCAGCGGCATGGGCGAGCTGCACCTGGAGATCATCATCGACCGCATGAAGCGGGAATTCAAGGTCGAGGCCAACGTCGGGAAACCCCAGGTCGCCTACAAGGAGACCATCAGGAAGAAAGTCGAGCAGGAAGGGAAGTTCGTCCGGCAGTCGGGCGGGCGCGGACAGTTCGGCCACGTCTGGATTACCGTCGAGCCGAACGAGAAGGGGAAGGGATACGAGTTCGAGAACGCGATTGTCGGAGGAACCGTCCCGAAGGAATACATCAATTCGGTCTCCGAGGGCATCGTGGAAGCGATGCGCAACGGCGTCCTTGCCGGCTACCCGGTCGAGGATGTGAAGGTCAGCCTGTTCGACGGCTCCTACCACGACGTCGACTCTTCGGAGATGGCGTTTAAGATCGCGGGCTCGATCGCATTCAAGGCGGCGGCGAAGAAGGCGAACCCGGCCCTGCTGGAACCGGTGATGGATGTCGAGGTCGTGACGCCGGAGGAATACATGGGAGACGTGATGGGCGATTTGAGCTCGAGGCGCGGAAAGATCGAAGGGTTGACCGCCCGGAAGGACGCCCAGGTCATCAAGTCGAAGGTTCCCCTGTCGGAAATGTTCGGTTACTCGACCCAGCTCCGGTCGATGACGCAGGGGAGAGCGATCTACACGATGCAATTCTCGCACTACGAGGAAGTTCCCCGGAATATTTCGGACCAGATCATCGAAAAAGTTAAAGGCAAGGAAGCAGTCCTCGCATAA
- the rpsG gene encoding 30S ribosomal protein S7: protein MRKKTAARRITPPDPKFNDVLVSKFINSVLKEGKKHLARRIVYNAFTIAEQRGKGTGLEIFKKAVSNVKPVLEIRARRVGGATYQIPTEVRPDRSIALAIRWLINYAGERKDKSMSLKLAAEFLAAANNEGSAVKKKEDTHKMAEANKAFAHFKW, encoded by the coding sequence ATGAGAAAGAAGACCGCAGCCAGAAGAATTACACCGCCGGACCCGAAATTCAACGACGTGTTGGTTTCCAAGTTTATCAACAGCGTCCTGAAGGAAGGGAAGAAACACCTCGCGCGCCGCATCGTCTACAATGCATTTACGATCGCCGAGCAGAGGGGAAAAGGCACAGGGCTCGAGATATTCAAGAAGGCCGTCAGCAACGTGAAGCCGGTCCTCGAAATCCGGGCGCGGAGAGTCGGAGGCGCGACCTACCAGATCCCGACCGAAGTGCGGCCGGACCGGAGTATCGCGCTGGCGATCCGCTGGTTGATCAACTACGCGGGCGAGAGGAAAGACAAATCGATGTCGTTGAAGCTCGCCGCCGAATTCCTCGCCGCGGCGAATAACGAAGGAAGCGCGGTAAAGAAAAAAGAAGACACCCATAAGATGGCAGAAGCCAACAAGGCGTTCGCGCACTTCAAGTGGTGA
- the rpsL gene encoding 30S ribosomal protein S12, whose protein sequence is MPTINQLVRLSREQVTFKSKAPALQGSPQKRGVCTRVYTTTPKKPNSALRKVARVRLTNSLEVTAYIPGEGHNLQEHSIVLIRGGRVKDLPGVRYHIVRGTLDTAGVTDRKQGRSKYGAKRPK, encoded by the coding sequence CTGCCCACGATAAATCAACTTGTCCGGTTAAGCCGGGAGCAAGTGACCTTTAAAAGCAAGGCGCCTGCGTTGCAGGGGTCCCCGCAAAAACGGGGAGTTTGCACGAGAGTCTACACGACCACGCCGAAAAAGCCGAATTCGGCCCTCCGGAAGGTGGCCCGTGTACGGCTTACGAACAGCCTGGAAGTGACCGCGTATATCCCCGGCGAGGGGCATAATTTGCAGGAGCACTCCATTGTCCTGATCCGCGGGGGCAGGGTGAAGGATCTTCCGGGCGTCCGCTACCATATCGTGCGGGGAACGCTCGACACGGCCGGAGTCACCGACCGCAAACAGGGGCGATCAAAGTACGGAGCCAAGAGGCCTAAGTAG
- the rpoC gene encoding DNA-directed RNA polymerase subunit beta' — MAFTHENIIKKNFSKITITLASSDLILSRSHGEVTKPETINYRSFRPEKDGLFCEKIFGPVRDWECHCGKYKRIRYKGIICDRCGVEVTQKSVRRERMGHISLAVPIVHIWYFRSSPSKIGNILGLSGKDLERIIYYESYVVVQPGTTGLHQMDLLSEEQYYDVLASLPDKNQDLEDTDDKKFIAKIGGDAIKALLKRVAIEGLAAELRSGSKDETAIQKKQELLKRLRVVEAFRERENGPANKPEWMVLDVIPVIPPELRPLVPLEGGRFATSDLNDLYRRVIIRNNRLKRLIEIKAPEVILRNEKRMLQEAVDSLFDNSRRVNAVRSDNNRALKSLSDMLKGKQGRFRQNLLGKRVDYSGRSVIVVGPELKLHECGLPKDMAVELFKPFIIRKLIERGLVKTVKSAKKMVDKKGQEVWEILENIIDGHPVLLNRAPTLHRLGIQAFQPVLVEGKAIRIHPMVCTAFNADFDGDQMAVHVPLSFDAQLEARILMLSSHNILSPSNGAPIVHPTQDQVLGCYYLTKSKAGDLGEGKLFSSPREVIIAHNLNRLGLHARIKVRIDGKMIETTTGRVIFNQIVPKELGFINELLNKKRLTQIVQTAFRGSGNLRTAEFLDNLKDLGFAYATKGGLSVSVGDVIIPKEKEEVIGKSTRDVENVQNQYYRGFITNGERYNKVIDIWTRTTNRVAERLFDALQHARDGFNSLYMMVDSGARGSKEQVRQLAGMRGLMAKPQKSMSGATGELIENPIIANFREGLSILEYFISTHGARKGLADTALKTADAGYLTRRLVDVAQDAIIAAEDCGTIRGVVTGPLKEGEDVKEPLSERILGRVAVHDVIDPLTRKTLVKAGEEIDEKKAAAIADTSIETVEIRSVLACEAKRGVCAKCYGRNLTTSKIVEPGEPVGIIAAQSIGEPGTQLTLRTFHTGGTASLIATQSQIVSKFDGRAKYDGIKFLKQADADGRLIVLGRSGVINILDTDNRVLTKYDVPYGATLLVTDGAPVKRSEIIYEWDPYNAVIISEHRGVVKYQDLKENITYREEPDEQTGHIQKVVIDSRDRTLSPTINVANDKGQKVGSYIIPTRAHMIVNDGEEVQSGTVLVKIPRDSGKTRDITGGLPRVTELFEARSPADPAIVSEIDGVVKFGAQKRGSREIKVMSHDGLDERHYLIPMGKHILAQENDVIRAGERLSDGAIDPHDILRIKGVGAVEEYLVNEIQEVYRMQGVKINDKHIEVIVRQMMQKVRVVDPGDTRFLEDDHVDIIPVNLENESLKDQVIITKKGDAKLKEGQLISKKKVREANTDLRKKSKKIAEFRDAMPATSEPILLGITQAALSTDSFISAASFQETTKVLTDAAIEGKVDLLLGLKENVIMGHLIPAGTGLKKFRNVIVLPREEAPAPEVSLVPEEMVLEKKKVRKREKAAT, encoded by the coding sequence ATGGCATTCACGCACGAAAATATCATCAAGAAGAATTTCTCGAAGATCACGATCACGCTCGCGTCGTCCGACCTGATCCTCTCGCGGTCCCACGGCGAGGTGACGAAGCCCGAGACGATCAACTACCGGTCGTTCCGGCCCGAGAAGGACGGATTGTTCTGCGAAAAGATTTTCGGCCCGGTTCGCGATTGGGAATGCCACTGCGGCAAATACAAACGCATCCGGTACAAGGGGATCATCTGCGACCGCTGCGGCGTGGAAGTGACCCAGAAGAGCGTCCGGCGGGAACGGATGGGGCATATTTCGCTCGCCGTGCCGATCGTCCATATCTGGTACTTCCGCTCGTCGCCCTCGAAGATCGGCAACATTCTGGGGCTGAGCGGCAAGGATCTCGAGCGGATCATCTACTACGAGTCCTATGTCGTCGTGCAGCCCGGGACCACCGGGCTCCATCAGATGGACCTCCTCTCCGAGGAACAATACTACGACGTGCTCGCCTCGCTGCCGGACAAGAATCAGGATCTCGAAGACACGGACGACAAGAAATTCATCGCGAAAATCGGCGGCGACGCGATCAAGGCGCTCCTGAAGCGGGTCGCCATCGAGGGGCTCGCGGCCGAGCTCCGGAGCGGTTCGAAGGATGAAACCGCGATTCAGAAGAAGCAGGAGCTGTTGAAACGGCTCCGCGTCGTCGAGGCGTTCCGGGAGCGGGAAAACGGCCCGGCCAACAAGCCCGAGTGGATGGTCCTGGACGTCATCCCGGTCATTCCTCCCGAACTCCGGCCGCTGGTGCCTCTCGAAGGGGGGCGGTTCGCGACGTCCGATTTGAACGACCTCTATCGCCGCGTCATCATCCGGAACAACCGCCTGAAGAGGCTCATCGAGATCAAGGCGCCGGAGGTGATCCTCCGCAACGAAAAGCGGATGCTGCAGGAGGCGGTCGATTCCCTCTTCGACAATTCGCGCCGGGTCAACGCGGTCCGGTCCGACAACAACCGCGCGCTCAAGTCGCTCTCCGATATGCTGAAAGGGAAGCAGGGGAGATTCCGCCAGAACCTGCTGGGGAAGCGCGTCGATTACTCCGGCCGTTCCGTGATCGTCGTGGGACCGGAGCTGAAACTGCATGAGTGCGGCCTTCCGAAAGACATGGCGGTCGAGCTGTTCAAACCGTTCATCATCCGGAAGCTGATCGAGCGCGGCCTTGTGAAGACCGTCAAGAGCGCCAAGAAGATGGTGGACAAGAAGGGCCAGGAGGTCTGGGAAATTCTCGAGAATATCATCGACGGGCATCCGGTCCTTCTGAATCGCGCCCCGACGCTTCACCGTCTCGGCATCCAGGCGTTCCAGCCGGTTCTCGTGGAGGGGAAAGCCATCCGGATTCACCCGATGGTCTGCACGGCGTTCAACGCCGACTTCGACGGCGATCAGATGGCCGTACACGTGCCGCTTTCGTTTGACGCCCAGCTCGAGGCGAGAATCCTGATGCTTTCAAGCCACAATATTCTCTCCCCGTCAAACGGCGCCCCGATCGTCCACCCGACCCAGGACCAGGTGCTGGGATGCTACTACCTCACGAAGTCCAAGGCCGGAGACCTCGGCGAAGGGAAGCTCTTCTCCTCGCCCCGCGAGGTGATCATCGCCCATAACCTCAACAGGCTGGGACTCCATGCCCGCATCAAGGTGCGGATAGACGGAAAGATGATCGAGACGACGACCGGCAGGGTGATTTTCAACCAGATCGTGCCCAAAGAGCTCGGGTTCATCAACGAGCTGCTCAACAAGAAGCGCCTGACGCAGATCGTGCAGACGGCGTTCCGCGGCTCGGGCAACCTCCGCACGGCGGAATTCCTGGATAATCTCAAGGACCTCGGGTTCGCCTACGCGACCAAGGGGGGATTGTCCGTGAGCGTCGGAGACGTGATCATACCGAAGGAAAAAGAGGAAGTCATCGGAAAATCGACGCGGGACGTCGAAAACGTGCAGAACCAGTACTATCGCGGGTTCATCACGAACGGCGAGAGGTACAATAAGGTCATCGATATCTGGACGCGAACGACGAACAGGGTGGCCGAGAGGCTCTTCGACGCCCTCCAGCACGCGCGCGACGGGTTCAACTCCCTCTATATGATGGTTGATTCAGGCGCGAGAGGCTCGAAGGAGCAGGTGCGCCAGCTCGCGGGAATGCGCGGACTGATGGCGAAGCCGCAGAAGAGCATGTCGGGAGCCACGGGGGAATTGATCGAAAACCCGATCATTGCCAACTTCCGCGAGGGGTTGTCGATCCTCGAGTACTTCATCTCGACCCACGGAGCGCGAAAGGGGCTCGCCGACACCGCGTTGAAGACGGCGGATGCCGGTTATCTCACCCGCCGGCTTGTCGACGTGGCGCAGGACGCGATCATCGCGGCGGAGGATTGCGGCACGATCCGCGGCGTCGTCACCGGACCGCTGAAGGAAGGCGAAGACGTGAAGGAGCCGCTCTCCGAGCGTATCCTCGGGCGCGTCGCCGTGCATGACGTGATCGACCCCCTGACCCGCAAGACGCTTGTGAAGGCCGGCGAGGAGATCGACGAGAAGAAGGCCGCTGCGATCGCGGACACGTCGATCGAGACGGTCGAAATCCGCTCCGTGCTTGCCTGCGAGGCGAAGCGGGGAGTCTGCGCGAAATGCTACGGGCGGAACCTCACCACTTCGAAGATCGTCGAGCCGGGCGAACCCGTGGGCATCATCGCCGCGCAGTCCATCGGCGAGCCGGGCACCCAGTTGACGCTCAGAACGTTCCACACCGGCGGCACCGCGAGCCTGATCGCGACACAGTCGCAGATCGTTTCGAAATTCGACGGAAGGGCCAAGTACGACGGCATCAAGTTCCTGAAGCAGGCGGACGCGGACGGGAGACTCATCGTGCTCGGCCGCAGCGGTGTGATCAACATCCTCGACACCGACAACCGCGTGCTCACCAAATACGACGTCCCCTACGGCGCGACCCTGCTCGTCACAGACGGGGCCCCCGTCAAACGGAGCGAGATCATCTACGAATGGGATCCGTATAATGCTGTCATCATTTCCGAGCATCGCGGCGTCGTCAAGTATCAGGACCTGAAGGAAAACATCACCTACCGCGAAGAACCGGACGAACAGACGGGACACATTCAGAAGGTCGTCATCGATTCGCGCGACCGGACGCTGAGCCCCACCATCAACGTCGCGAACGACAAGGGACAGAAAGTCGGAAGCTATATCATCCCGACCAGGGCCCACATGATCGTGAACGACGGCGAGGAGGTGCAGTCGGGGACGGTGCTCGTCAAGATTCCGCGCGACAGCGGAAAGACGCGCGACATCACCGGAGGCCTTCCCCGCGTGACGGAGTTGTTCGAGGCGAGAAGCCCCGCCGATCCCGCCATCGTCTCCGAAATCGACGGCGTTGTCAAGTTCGGCGCCCAGAAGAGGGGATCGCGCGAGATCAAGGTCATGAGCCACGACGGCCTGGACGAGCGCCATTATCTGATCCCCATGGGCAAACATATTCTCGCGCAGGAGAACGACGTCATCCGCGCCGGGGAGCGCCTCTCCGACGGGGCGATCGACCCGCACGACATCCTCCGGATCAAGGGTGTGGGGGCGGTCGAGGAGTACCTCGTCAACGAAATCCAGGAAGTCTACCGGATGCAGGGCGTGAAGATCAACGACAAGCACATCGAGGTGATCGTGCGCCAGATGATGCAGAAGGTCCGCGTCGTCGATCCGGGCGATACCCGGTTCCTCGAGGACGACCATGTCGACATCATCCCGGTGAACCTCGAGAACGAGAGCCTGAAGGATCAGGTGATCATCACCAAGAAGGGCGACGCGAAACTCAAGGAAGGCCAGTTGATCTCGAAGAAGAAAGTGCGCGAGGCGAACACCGACCTCCGGAAAAAGAGCAAGAAGATCGCGGAGTTCCGTGACGCGATGCCGGCCACCTCGGAGCCGATCCTGCTCGGGATCACGCAGGCGGCGCTCTCCACGGACAGCTTCATCTCCGCGGCGTCGTTCCAGGAAACAACGAAGGTGCTGACCGATGCCGCGATCGAGGGGAAGGTCGACCTGCTGCTCGGCCTCAAGGAAAATGTGATCATGGGCCACCTCATTCCCGCCGGCACCGGTCTGAAAAAATTCCGGAATGTGATCGTGCTGCCGAGAGAGGAAGCGCCCGCGCCGGAAGTGTCGCTGGTGCCCGAAGAAATGGTGCTCGAAAAGAAGAAAGTCCGGAAGAGGGAGAAGGCGGCGACCTGA